The Camelus bactrianus isolate YW-2024 breed Bactrian camel chromosome 11, ASM4877302v1, whole genome shotgun sequence genomic interval TACCCCACGGGACTACTTCAATTTCAGTTTTAATTAatcaaagttaaataaaattcacGGTTCAGCTCCTCCATGTCCTTGAAACCACGTCGCCCTGAAACTGACCCTGGATTGTCAAGCGGCCTCATTTCAGGTGTGTGGGAGCCACATGTGGCTTGTGGCTGCCATGCTGGATAGCAGAGATACAGAACATTCTCATCATTGTAGAATGTTTTAGTGGACAGCATGTCTTAGAAAGTAGCCTCCCCAAGATTCCTTCTGGCTAGTAAGTTAATGATCAGGGATTCAAACATGGATTTAATGTCTGAAAAACTCTCCAGAAGAGAGGATCTAGTCCCAGCTCTCTCATTAGCGCACTGACCTTGAGTAAACTATGTCACCTGTCCCAGCCCCCGCTTCCTCCTCTGCAGAAGGGGCACACAAGCAGTACCACTAAGGGTTGAGATGCGGATGAAATACGATGCTGGATGTGGAAATACTTTGGCTCAGAGGGAGGAATAAGTGGAAGGGAACTTATCCTGAGTACTTATTTTGTGTCAGGCTCTCTAAATAAAGTGGCTCATTTAATCCTAGGTACTAtatgcccccattttacagatgagtcaACAGGTTTATCGAAGGTGATgcccccaaggtcacagagctagaactTGAGCTGGAGCTTGGAGCTTATCTGTTGACCTTGAGGCCTGTGCGGGTCCCACACAGTAGCACTCAATTCCGCAGTCTTCTCTCAAAAGCCTAGGGGCAGGTTTGGGCGGGGCGTGTTGCTGGGAAGagcggccccctcccctggggcaggtcctgggttcagctcAGGCATCCAAGGGAGTCAAGCCGTAGAGGGCCAGAATCTGATTCTAGTTCTGCTGTTAGgcagctccctcctcccttccccatcccgAGTCTCAACAAGAATGTCCCCCAGTTTCCTTCCAGCTATCCAGCTAGAGctgaaaatatccatttctcaaaTATGGGTGCAGAAGCAGCCCTGAATCCGTGTCTAACACGGTGGCTTCCGCCAGCGGCAGTAATGAGAGGTTCCAGGCAGAGAAGCGGGTCACTTTAGACACATTCATTTGGAAAATCACCACCTTACCCTGAAACTAGCCTGGGATTCTTGTGTGGCTCTTCCTTGATTAGATTCCAGGTGCAGCATAACAGAGGCCACAGGGTGAAGGGGCTCAGAAGAGCCGAAGCCAGGGCAGTGGTAGTCCCAGCACAGACACCCGAAGGCAGGGAATCAGCCTCTTGTCTCCAAGGAGGCTGCCACCTTTCATGTGGGTGCCTCATAATCCAGCTTTCCAAAGTGACTTGGCATTTTTCCAAAGGACAGATTCACCTCTAAAAATACTCGTTTTAATTATGGAACACAAAAGCTTCAGAGCATAAAGGCTACATTTTAAAAGGTCCTTTGACTTTTCTACATGATGGTTCACAATGATTGAAGCTGCTGATAATATAAATCCACGTCATCTGTAGAGTCTGGTTCTGAAGAACCTTTGAACCACGTAACAAGCTCCCGTGAGCTGAGCAGGTGAGTGGAGCTCCCAtaagacagacagaaacagaggcacagagacgtCAAACATCTGGAAGCAGACTCATCCAGCCTAATGTCTCCCCGTTCCCTGCAGGGTCTGCTACCAGTGCATTCAGATACCTGGGGcatctttttttctgcttaattGCCAGGACGTTTTTGAATAAATACGTTTAACACGGTAATAGTGgtgccatttttattttatacttaactGTACACCAGGCACTATACTAGACGCTTTGGAAACACTCCATTTTAATCCTAATTCCAACCTCATTTTGTAGATATGGCAACTGAGGATTGAAAAGGTAAGCAGCTTTTCCAAGGCACCACACAGCCAGCACGAGGCTGCTACTCTGTCTTACTCTATGGTCTCCCATTTGGGAAGAAAATTTCTCCGAGGGAAAGAAGTGTCAGATCCCTAGCTCTGTCATAGCCCTGTAATAGACCGATACGTCTCAAAAGGAAGCTTGAAATAATACACccaatattatataaaatgcAACCCAGAAGGACCTGGGTAGGGATGGGGGTCTGTCGTCCCGGCTGTGTCTGTGAAGAGACCTAGGTTTGGtggctgttttcttttcccttaatttATACAGTTGTAGCTCTCCTCAAAACCTTATTCTTAAACTTGAAAACATGGTGTCACAGCTGGTAATtttagaaggaggaggagagagcaggaagaaagagagaccGCGTGGGAGGAAGGGTGGGAAGCCGCTTCAGCCCTGCTTTCAGGTCCAGCCAGCACTTCCTGGGCAGGACGCccctctctgttccctccctccacccttcaaCTCCTCAACCCCACTGCCCTTCAAGATGCAGCCTAGGTGGACGCAAGCTGGACCTAGGTGCTGGACCTGAAGCACCTGGGAATAAATTAATTCTCTCAAATGCACTAGTAATTGAAAACGACACTTTTCCAACCATTTCCTCAAATGGAAAGAAAGACCCACTTTTAAATATTCAGcaaaaacaagcttggtgatgtcCAAGAAGGATCCAGAACTACACATCTGACCATCATTGGTGTGTAAGCAAAATGCCAAATTCTAGACTTTCCATCCGCTGACCAGTCATATGTATGCATACAAAGTCGAGATCAACTCAAATACCTTCTGCACAATATTCTAAACATGACGTGAAGCTGTCTGTGGGTCCCAGACTCTTCCACGGGGAGGGACCACCCAACGTATAGAAATCCACAGGTGAGCTGCCTGTCAACACCTGCTTCTCGGAGTTGGGTGTGCATGTACCCCTCAGGGGGAGGTCAGCAAAGCCACGGGATTCCCTCAGCACACCCACCAGTGGTGCCAATTTGAAGTCAAAAGTTGGGAAATAAAGCAGCAAAGTATTTGTGCTTCCTGCATCCACCTGGGTATGAGACTGGGCTATCAAACTGTCCTGTccagaacagaagagagacatCTCTTAGATACTGAAGCTGACCTGTGGTATCAGCTCCATTGAAGCCAGCAGAATCTCAAAAGTCCATGGGTTTGACAGAAACACATCACCCGCTAACCAAGAGAGTAGAAAATTTGGTTTTGACTTGCTTTGTTCTTCTCAGGACAATTCAAAGCGTTATTTTGATGTTGAAATTCAGTACAATATGGTACACGGTAAAAGACATACATCAAGTTTTACAATAAAACACgatctcaaatttaaaaaaattttttttaaacagaggtgcaggggatggaacccaggacttcatgcatgctaagcacacactctaccactgagctgtaccctccccattaaactttttttaacttgaagCAGATCACCGTGGGCTACACAGTAGGGAGTAAGAAAGAATTCACTCTTCTCAGCCGTTAAGATATTTTAGCAAAGTCAGTACTGGAAAAGAAAGGAGGCCATGTTGGAACCTCAGCCTCAGGAGTACAGTTTCCTCGGGAAGACAGTCAGCTCACAGCATGGGAAAAGCTGGCCCCGGGGAACTGTAGCGGGGACCTGACCCCCACCGGGGGCCGGGATGGGCTGGTATTGCCCTTGTATCAGTTATCTCAGCCTTCATGGCAGCTCAATGAGGCAGGGACAATGGGGGCTGTCCActcccccattctacagatgggcaaactgaggtTACGTATGGAACAAGGAAGGGGCACAGGTGGGTGGGAATCTGAACCTCATCACCACCCCACTCCTGGCAGCGTAGGCCTCAGTGTGGTCACCCAACCTCCCCCAGACCACTGCCCAATTCTACCCTCTCATGCAACACCTGCTGTTCCCCCGACAAGCACCCCTGACCTTGGCCAGACTTCTCCGAGGCCTGCCGAGGTCCACTGCACAGCTCCCTCGTTGGGGGAGGTCCACCAGAGCTCTTGAGCCTCCTGTTCAAGGCAAAGAGGCATCCCCAGCATTTGTGTTAAAGTAGGAAGGGGCTACTGGGCTGAGAGATGCTTGGCCTTCTGGATCATTTGACAGTGGTGGGAGCTCTGTGAGGGGCTGGAGCGTCCCAGAAGGCAGCCACCCACCATATGGGACTGATTAGGGCTTGGAATGTGGCTGGTCCAAACTGAGAGGCACTGTGGGCACTTTGTATGAAAACAAGAATGTAGAATATCAAATTAATAATTTCTGTATTAATTATGTGTTGAAATGGTAGTATTTGTGATATACTGTGTTAAATaacatgtattattaaaattaatttcacctgttttctATTGAGTTTTGAATATGGCTACTTAGCAAATTTAAGATCCATTTGTGGCTTATGTCCCATTTCTATTGGACAGAGCTGGTCCGTACCTTCATGAGACCTCTGATTATCTATCAAGCGTAATGTGGAATCTGTCGTGGTCTGTTTGTTCAGGTGTTGCTGACTTTGTCATCCCCCTTGAGGGAGAGGAGCCAGAGGTCACCCGACCTGGCAAACTGGAAGGGAGGGTCCATTCAGAATACTTTCTGGAAATCCTCAGCCACTGGGAGAGAGGCAGGCCTTTTCCCTAAGAACCCAAAGCACAGGGAAGGTCAGCCCTCTTTCATCCTCATTTCCTTCAAAGACCAGGACAAAGCAAGTTCTGGAGACAAATGATCTAAATAGAAATAGACCATGGGCCACAAATGCAAGCCATGAATCCAAAAGTttggtcaataaatatttcatggctctttgtttttaatcactttaggtacatttcaaattttaaaatttggtaatttaaaattttgggagcctcattaaaaataagaaaaaaaatgtgctatTAATTTCAATAACATTTCCTAACCCAACtcatccaaaatattatcattttaacatatgatgaatataaaaattattaatgatagattttgtgttcttttcttcaTACTAAATCTTCAGCATCTGGTGTGTGTTTTACACTTTAAAGCACATCTCCATTCACATGTGACCAGTGGCGGCCAAACCAGATGGCACAGCTCTAGGAAATCTAAAATTCTACCACCCGGCAAGTCCTCAACCAGTGCAAAACAACGTGAACGCCCACTGCTCCATACGCTATGATAAGTCACATGACCTCAGCCTCTAAGATTTATGTTTGCAGGGAGCTCTGATGGCAGTGGAAATACAACTCCGgctatttaaacagaaaaaagcagCGGGTAAAACCACACTATCATAATACATAACAGTAATGGTTAGGTGGTGTGGTTGTGGATTTTTGTCTCCCTCTTTATACTCTTCTATACCTTACAAATTTCCTAATATGAATTtagaaattatcattttaaaacttaaagtgattaaaacaatgagccatgaaatatttattgaactcctGTATGCCAACAGGGTCCTGAGAACTTCTTGTTCTCCAAGAAGGTGAGAAATCATCCAGGGCCATTGAAGAAGGGCTAATACAACATTCGCAGGGAGGGGAGGATTTTCCGAGTTAGACGTTTTTTCCTACACTCTAACTGGGAATGTCAAAAATACATATGAGCAAAGGCTGCAGGGAAATTCTTGCTAAGTCAGCAGCAGAGACAAGTGTCCGATGCACATGAAACTCGCGTCTGTCTCGGCAGCAGCGCCTGCTTCTCGCTGGCCCAGAGTTAGGAGAGTCACCCTCGTAAGGGCAGGGAAGGCAGCTGGGTGGCGGTGGAAGTGCTCAGACTCGAAAAACAGGTGATCATGCATTCTTTCAGCATGTGCAAAATACGAATCAAATTATTTACCAAACGCCTGTAGCTGTCTGGTAGGATACACTGGCCGGCCACAGGTACTAATTTAAAGTCCAACCCCACCCTGCTCACACACGTGTGTGCCTctgcgcacatgcacacacacatacatacacacacacacacacacacacacgtggagaGCTCTGGAATAGCCAAAGATCCAAGGATGCTGCAAAGCTTGTTCAGAATGTGTCTGTGCCCGCGGTACCTCCATTTCCCCCACAGGATGTAATTTCCGAGCAGCAGCCTGGTGGCCGCACAGGCGGCATTTCACTTAGGAAAGAACAGGTAGGCACACTGCAAGTGGCAAGGTCTGGGAGTCCCAGCTGCACCTGTCATTTATCCCCTAATCTCGAGCTCTCTCTGGAGTGTGACTGCTGCTGGTGATCAGACATTCCTGCTTGAGATTAAATCGAGGTTGAACCCATTTGCCTTAAAAGGTAATGAACTAGGTTATGAGGTGTCAGGCTCAGGAGCAGGGGCCATGGGGCGTGATGTCTAAGGGGTGCAGGGTTGCTTTGGTGGGGATGAgagtgttctaaaattgattgtagcgatgattgcacaactctgtgaatatattaaaagccactgaattggaCACTTTAAATGATGAATTATATGGTAtctgaattacatctcaataaaactttaaaaaagagatgaGCTCAGGTAAGAAAGCAACTCAATCCCTTTTACAGCAATGGAGCTCCTAGTTGGCTCAGCGCTGCTTTGCCTGAATAAAGAATGGGAACGGctctgtgtttctgtgttagATAAAGACTCATTTATAAGCAGAACTCTCCTCTGCAGCACATCCAGGGTCTCTCTGCCAAAGGAAGGCACGATGGTTCTCGAAAGGCTCATACCTTTTCACTGACCTTTCTGCTCCTGCTGCACTTCTGGTCTCATCTGAAATGACCTCGCCCGTGATATTTGGAGCATCCTTCTCAGGAACTAAAGGTAAGGTAGATGGGCCAGACCCAGGGCTCTttctgggattaaaaaaaaaaaaattttttttaagcaataaatatTAAGAAGGGCATTTCTCTCCATGTCCTACTGAAATGCTCATTTCCTAATTAAAGCTTAAAGTGGCCACTTCACCAAAATCTTTAGGAAAAAATTAGCTTCAAGCATTAAACAGCTTTGAGATGCTCAGGGCTCATTTAAGCCTCTCTGTATAAATAAATCCATATTCAAAAGCAGATGTGTCTGCACTCCAGAAAAACATCTGATTGACTACAACATATCACCCTATAGTGTACTGCCAGCCTGTACACATTTCATGCTTTTCAAACAGTTTCAGTTAGATGAACCAAAGAACACAGGAAAGGAGTAAGGCATGTCACACAGACTGGCTCCCACGCCTCCAGCCCATTTCTCACATTTTTCAGAATCTCAGCACATCCAGAGATTGTTAAGCAGGTAAATTTAGACACTTAGATATGGAAAATTTAGCTTCTTAAAAACTACCCATCTATttgattggctttttaaaatccaCCCGATTTAAAATCACGTTTGAGGCTGACCCCATATTCTGGtgggagtttattttttgtaagtACCTCTCAGTGTTGAGCACTTCTGGAACCAGGCTTTGCATCTTTGGGTCCCCAGCTTCGTCAGGTTCTGGAGGTGAGGAGACACCCAATTTCTTGTCCCCAGAGGGAGCAGGGAGCTCAGGCTCGGGCTGCTCTTCGGCCTGCAGGTGCCCGGCCGGGCTGTCCCTGCTCAGGACGGCTGCAGCATCCATCCTCAGATCCCCTTCAGGGCAGCCTGCGTCCCCAAGGCTTCCTGGTAGCACCGAGGCACAGGCGGCACTGGAGAACATTCTCGTAGTACCTGTTTCAGGCAGGTCATCAGACGCACGTGCCCTGGTCTCAGCTATGCTCAAAGTGACGTCACCCTCTGCATCCCTAGCAGCTCCTGCTACCGAGCCGGGCTCCGGGCGAGTGTCTGCCACTTCCCCAGCTGGTGGCTCCGGGGCGCTCTGGTTGCCCAGGGCATTTTGTGTTTCTGAGATCCCAGTCGCACCTCCATGCCTTCTCTCACCTCTAAGTGTGTCTGGGGTGCAAGGCTCACTGATGGCCCCGGTCCCAGTAGGAACGTCCCCGGGGACAGAAGATGCTCCCAGGGCAGAGGTGGACACTGGCATGGGAGAAAAGCCCCAGGCACCATCTTCTCTGGGTTGGCTATCGCTGCTGGATGTGTCTTGGTGCTGTTTTCCAGAAGGAATTCTGTCGTCCTGAACTGAGTGCCCTTCTCCAGGGCTCTGGGGAGCCACCTGCAAGTCAGCAACAGGAATCTCTGGAGAAGTCGCCTGTGAAGGCAGACCGGAAGCTGATTCCTGCCGGCAGCTTCCCTGCTGTGCAGGGGCCTGGCCTCCAGCCCCGggcctgccttccccagccccctccgATGTCTCACTTTCCGTCAGCCTCTGTGGGACCCCACTCGTTTCCATCCCCACACTGGCACCTGGCAGGTTTTGCTCTGCGGCCAGCTTTTCTGGAGCTGGATCCTGGGGAATCAGACAGGAAATCTCGGCCTCTACGGCCAACTCTTGCTTCTTGTCGTTTGAGTCTACCCAGAGTCcagcaggagggctgggaagAGGGGCGACGGCCACTCCTTGAATCCCATCTGGAAGCTTCCCTGGGCTGGGCATGGCAAGGTCCTTGCCCGTCACactcctcccagctcctgccttTTCTCCCAGTGTGCTCTGGAGCCGATCGGCGGTCAGTGCTCCCAGGACAGACTTCTCAAAGATCCTGGTGATGTGCTCCCTGAAGTCAGGGAACCCAGTGACCATGCTGGGCTGCTTAGAGCTTGCATCTACATCAACTGCTGCTCCCCACCTCGGGTCCTTGGAAGGGTCTACCATCTTCTCCCTGTTACTCTCTGCCTCCCTCGCTACATCACCTGCCGTGCTCCCCTCCCTGGTGGGACGTGCAGGAATTTCACTGGGCTTGGCACTTGCACCGGGAGCTCTTGACGCTCTCTCCTCCGCTGTGGTCTGCTTACCCTTGGCCAGAAGTGGCATCTTGTCCATGTAGGGCACAGAGTCCACAGGTTCCTCAAAGGTCCCAGCTTTGGGGCTTCCGCTGGGGTCTTGTGCTGCAGAGATTTCCCCATCTGCGGCTCCCGGTTGTGAAAGGGAGGCGAGGGAACCCTCAGGCACCGTCATGGAGGAGGCGTTTTCCAAGACAAGCAGGGGCTCCCGTACGGGACAGGGGCTCTCACTGGGAGCTGTGGGGCCTTGAGATGAAGCAGCTTTCACCCCACTGTCTTCTGTACCTGTGCTGGCAGCGCCATCAATATGCAGGTAAGGAGTGTCAGGAGCAGCCTCTTCTGGTGGCCTGGATGGCAGGAGCCTCTTTGGGTCGGGGACAGCCTGGGCTGCAGGAATATCCACGACAACCCTGGGAATCCCACCCAGCTCTCTGGCTGGCAGCAAGGCATCCTGGCAGCTGAGCAAGGGCTGCTCAGCTTGGCAGGGCTCACCCAGGGCACAGGTAGAAGCTTCCTCCCCAGAGGAGGGGCACTGCTTTGTCTGGAAGAAGCCACTGCTTAGAACAGCTTCTTCTGACTCCTCCGGAGCCCGCTGCATCCCCAGGTCTCCTCCATCAGTGTTCCCACCAGTCTCGGCAGCCTCACCTTCTGCACCTTGATCCTCAGCTGATAGGACACTTGAAGGAAGCTTTTGGGTTTCTGCATCCAAGGCAGTGGGGCGCTCCATTTCCTTCTGTGGGGCCAACCCTGATTGCTGTCTGCCTTCCTGGGTTTCATCACATGTGTCTCTCTCAGGGGCATCCTGGCTGGGAGTGACAGTGGGGCCAGCAGGTGCTGGAGCTGCATCCAGGGGAACTACTGAGTGAGGCCAACAAGGTGGGGCCATCACTGTGTCCCCACTTGCCTTCTCTGTCCTGCCCGAGCCCTGGGGCGGGGGCTGAGCTTCAGCTGCTTCAGCATCTTCAGCCCTGAGACGCGCTTCTTCCTGTGGGCTGCCGGCTTTCAGCCCATCAACCAGCTCCTGCTGGGACTTGTTTGGCCCCTGCGCAGTGCAGCAACTTTCCTTTCTGCTCAGGCTACCTTCAAGAGCAGGGTCTTGTAAGGTGTCTGCTGCAGGAAGTGAGACACTAGAGGGCTGGCTGCCGCTGCGATCTCCCTTTTGCCCATCCTCCCCCAATGCAGGCAACTCCGGGCTCATTGGTGCTGACAACTCTGACTGCTCTGTCGTAGGACTCTCCTGAACTGTGTCCCCAGGAGTTGAACTTGGAGCATCAGACAGACTGCCTTCGGAGAGCTCACTTTGAAGTTCTGATCCAGAAGCCTGCTCCTTTCCTCCTTGAACAGGCAGGGGCACATCCTCCGGAGGTTCCACAGGTATGTGGGTTGGGGTGGAATCTGCACTCAGGTTCTTAAAATCAGCACCACTTGGATAAGTCTCTTTCTCATTCTCACACCGTTGGGACTGCTCCGGGAGCATATCAAAGATGGATCCTTCTGGGTCCATTTGGGATGGCTGGGGACAGTTCTCAGAATACAGCGAGGACCTCTCTGACTCAGCTTCTCGCATCCCGCTGTCCCCCGGGCAGGACAGGTTTCCCTGCTGATCTTGCTGCAGGCTGAGTGTCGTGAGCCCACAGTCCACTGCCAAGTTCCCCTCTTTAGGGGGAGGCGGCCCATCAGCGTGGACTTCCTGTGCAGCTGCATCACGCCCCAGCCCACAGGGCTGGGGGGATGTCAGCAAGCTCTCCCCATCACAGCTGCCGGGCCTCTGCTCAGATGGGTGGCTCCTCGCCTTTAATTCAGATGTGCTCTCCGCCTCCTGGGCTTTGGGGATGACCTCGGCAGCAGGAGTTGACAGGAAACCCAGTTTGTCAGATTCTAAAGCAGGAAGAGAGTCCATTATCCCCAACCCCACCACGTCCTGAAGGGTGTCAGGACATTCAGTCTGCAGTCCTGGCCCCTCCCAGACAGCTCTCTCGGGAAGAATGTGTTCACCGGCTCCATCCGGTCCAGAAGGCGGGACAGGGTCCTGCTCACAGATCCGGTGCAGTGAGTCAGACTCAGGGACCACTCCGGCTTCTCCCATCATCCCACAGGCCTCCGAGCTCCAAGCCGCCTCCTCTGAAGGAGCGCCGGGCCTGTCCCCATGCCCGGGGATGTCCTTTCTGAGTGGCTGTGCAGCGGCCGTGCTGGGGAGGCCTCTCCTCTCCACATCGCTAGTTAGCTGGGAAACCtggtcccttcccacctctgggTCAGGCTTGCAGCCGCAGGCCTCGGGTTGCTTTTCCCGAAGGTTCCCAGGACCCGCAGCGTCAGGTGGCTCCGGGGCTTCTTCCTGTCCTCTAGGGTCGGCGCCAGGTAGTCTGCTTTCTTCCTTAAGCACAGCTGGGCTTCCAGGGGCCTTGACTTCATCCTTCGGCCCCAGCGACTTTCTGACACTTTCATCTGATGcactggtggggggagggggcagaatcCCTTGCTGGACTTCGTTGTTCTGCTCCCTATTCAAgatctcccctctctcctcctgggGTGAAGGGGCTGGAACCTCTCTGGGGCCCTTTTCTggaccctctccctctcctccaagaTCTGATGCGAGCTTCTCCTGAACTGCCAACCCGGCTTCTGCCAGCTCTTTAGCTGGATCTGTAAGACCAGGCATCTCAGCCCCAGAAACCAAGTCCTTGTTCAACCAGCTGGGTTGTCCTGCAGCAACAGAGGCCGGAGCAGCTGGCTGTGAAGTGAGGCTTGAAGCTGGACCCGTGTCCTCGGTCACTGCGTGTGGGAAAGGCTCAGTGCCCGCAAGCAAAGCCCCCTCGGGTTGCTCGTCTGCTGCTGCACAGACATCTTGACTAGGCTCGGCTCCTGGCCTCCCTGTCTGCCGGTGACCCTCAGCATCTCGGGCACCCAGCGTCTCCTCCCAGGTGCCCTTGGCCCCCGGCGTCAGGGCAGGACTCGGCGAATCCCAGGGCAGCTCTGTGGGTGGCGGATGAGCTCCCATTTGTTGCTGGCAGTTTTCCTGGGAAGCAGCCTTCGCTTCGGCTTCTTGGGCAGCCTCTGAATTGCTCCTACTGGGAGGGCAGGCCCCAAGGGAATCCGGATCATCGGTGAAATCCTGAGGCAGCACTGCCACTTGACATTTGGGGGCTGGATCTTGTGGGGTCGGGGTCTCGGGTTTTGGGGGAGGCTCTTCCAGGCCAGCTGAGCTCTCTTGTCCTGGCTGGGCTGCAGCAGGCACCTTAGGGGCCACTTGTCCAGAAGGCGCTCCCTGCCCAGGCTCTGGCGGGGGGAAGCCAACTACAGCCTCTTTCCCTTGGGACTCGAACCCACCAGGCTGGGCATCCTCTCCACACAGCTGTCCCTTCATCGGCTCTCTGGGAGCTGCTGGTGAAATTTCTGGCAACTGGTCAATGAGACTGGAGGAAGACACTTTctgcctctcttcttccttcaggTCTCTCTCTCTTCCGGTGTTGGGGACGGTTGCAACCACACTGCGCTGAGTAGAGCTGTCCCCCTTGGGGACAAAGGCTGCTGGAGCATCTCCCTGGGCACCTGGGGAAGGTTCCTTCCAGGGGGGTTGAACAAGGGGCCAGTCTTCAGGTGCTGCTGCTGGACTTGCCAAGCGGCCTTCTGGGGGGCCCTCAGCAAAGGGCATGGAGGCTGAGGGACACTCCTGCTCCCAGGGCTTCAGGGGACTGGGCAGTGGAGAAACTTGTGGGCCCCTGGCTTCTTGTGGGTGTCTCCTTGGCTCAGTCACCTCTGGGGACACGATGCAGGGATCCACGCTGGCAGCACCCTCAGAAGCGGAGCAGGAACCTCTGTGCCCGAAGCTGCCAACAATGAAAAAATTTAGTGTGTTACCTGTTCCTGCAGGTGCCAAGGACAGACCACAGCACAGGCAGAATCACTCCAACCCTCTCCCCACTGAAGTCCGCACCACACGGCATCCTCATGCAGTTTACTCCTCTCCATGAAGGGAACCCCCCAGACCCACCACCCCACAACCATTCCTCATGCCCTCACTTTTTCCAAAAATCACTGCAGAGACTCTCCAACTTTCAGTCTGAGGCTTTCTATGCTGGTCAGTGGTGTGAATGGggaaatatgga includes:
- the TACC2 gene encoding transforming acidic coiled-coil-containing protein 2 isoform X4 codes for the protein MGNENSTSGNQQEDSGVNNIILLPPNPEPLQRTSSARRPGSEPSPGNSQSVERGPEEKPRGTDLGDLPSFGHRGSCSASEGAASVDPCIVSPEVTEPRRHPQEARGPQVSPLPSPLKPWEQECPSASMPFAEGPPEGRLASPAAAPEDWPLVQPPWKEPSPGAQGDAPAAFVPKGDSSTQRSVVATVPNTGRERDLKEEERQKVSSSSLIDQLPEISPAAPREPMKGQLCGEDAQPGGFESQGKEAVVGFPPPEPGQGAPSGQVAPKVPAAAQPGQESSAGLEEPPPKPETPTPQDPAPKCQVAVLPQDFTDDPDSLGACPPSRSNSEAAQEAEAKAASQENCQQQMGAHPPPTELPWDSPSPALTPGAKGTWEETLGARDAEGHRQTGRPGAEPSQDVCAAADEQPEGALLAGTEPFPHAVTEDTGPASSLTSQPAAPASVAAGQPSWLNKDLVSGAEMPGLTDPAKELAEAGLAVQEKLASDLGGEGEGPEKGPREVPAPSPQEERGEILNREQNNEVQQGILPPPPTSASDESVRKSLGPKDEVKAPGSPAVLKEESRLPGADPRGQEEAPEPPDAAGPGNLREKQPEACGCKPDPEVGRDQVSQLTSDVERRGLPSTAAAQPLRKDIPGHGDRPGAPSEEAAWSSEACGMMGEAGVVPESDSLHRICEQDPVPPSGPDGAGEHILPERAVWEGPGLQTECPDTLQDVVGLGIMDSLPALESDKLGFLSTPAAEVIPKAQEAESTSELKARSHPSEQRPGSCDGESLLTSPQPCGLGRDAAAQEVHADGPPPPKEGNLAVDCGLTTLSLQQDQQGNLSCPGDSGMREAESERSSLYSENCPQPSQMDPEGSIFDMLPEQSQRCENEKETYPSGADFKNLSADSTPTHIPVEPPEDVPLPVQGGKEQASGSELQSELSEGSLSDAPSSTPGDTVQESPTTEQSELSAPMSPELPALGEDGQKGDRSGSQPSSVSLPAADTLQDPALEGSLSRKESCCTAQGPNKSQQELVDGLKAGSPQEEARLRAEDAEAAEAQPPPQGSGRTEKASGDTVMAPPCWPHSVVPLDAAPAPAGPTVTPSQDAPERDTCDETQEGRQQSGLAPQKEMERPTALDAETQKLPSSVLSAEDQGAEGEAAETGGNTDGGDLGMQRAPEESEEAVLSSGFFQTKQCPSSGEEASTCALGEPCQAEQPLLSCQDALLPARELGGIPRVVVDIPAAQAVPDPKRLLPSRPPEEAAPDTPYLHIDGAASTGTEDSGVKAASSQGPTAPSESPCPVREPLLVLENASSMTVPEGSLASLSQPGAADGEISAAQDPSGSPKAGTFEEPVDSVPYMDKMPLLAKGKQTTAEERASRAPGASAKPSEIPARPTREGSTAGDVAREAESNREKMVDPSKDPRWGAAVDVDASSKQPSMVTGFPDFREHITRIFEKSVLGALTADRLQSTLGEKAGAGRSVTGKDLAMPSPGKLPDGIQGVAVAPLPSPPAGLWVDSNDKKQELAVEAEISCLIPQDPAPEKLAAEQNLPGASVGMETSGVPQRLTESETSEGAGEGRPGAGGQAPAQQGSCRQESASGLPSQATSPEIPVADLQVAPQSPGEGHSVQDDRIPSGKQHQDTSSSDSQPREDGAWGFSPMPVSTSALGASSVPGDVPTGTGAISEPCTPDTLRGERRHGGATGISETQNALGNQSAPEPPAGEVADTRPEPGSVAGAARDAEGDVTLSIAETRARASDDLPETGTTRMFSSAACASVLPGSLGDAGCPEGDLRMDAAAVLSRDSPAGHLQAEEQPEPELPAPSGDKKLGVSSPPEPDEAGDPKMQSLVPEVLNTERKSPGSGPSTLPLVPEKDAPNITGEVISDETRSAAGAESSPEADDIIQPAALEGLENPLLAASSQHGDVSGQVSWNLTAQSTSSAAGRVDLTPLASEHASWPSAPAGDGVEASTPSCQGLAKDVSRSSDSEEAFETPESTTPVKAPPAPPPPPSEVIPEPEVSAQPPPEEPGCGSETVSVPDGPPSSSVEGSPFRPPSHSLSAVFDEDKPIASSGTYNLDFDNIELVDNFQTLEPRCSDSKNQDCKVNSRRKSTDSVPVSKSTLSRSLSLQASDFDGASCSGNTEAAAPAPEAYSTGSSSASSTLKRTKKPRPPSLKKKQTTKKPPETPPVKETPQEPADESPVPAEEHRIPETKAESAKAEGSGPALLEEAPFEPAALPKAACPLDSEGAEGAVPPAPGGGRVQNSPPVGRKILPPATVPEAVEGTPSDSGGQEDSPAKGLSVRLEFDYSEDKSSWDTQQENTPPTKKIGKKPVAKMPLRRPKMKKTPEKLDNAPASPTSSPAEPNDIPIAKGTYTFDIDKWDDPNFNPFSSTSKMQESPKLPQQSYNFDPDACDESTDPFKTCSKTPSSPSKSPASFEIPASAIEANGVDGDGLNKPAKKKKTPLKTDTFRVKKSPKRSPLSDPPSQDPTPAATPETPPVISAVVHATDEEKLAVTSQKWTCMTVDLEADKQDYPQPSDLSTFVNETKFNSPTEELDYRNSYEIEYMEKIGSSLPQDDDAPKKQALYLMFDTSQESPVKSPPVRMSESPTPCSGSSFEETEALVNAGAKIQHPVARGLAPNQEPHLQVPEKPSQKELEAMALGTASEVIEITAPEGSLASADALLSRLAHPASLCGALDYLEPDLAEKNPPVFAQKLQEELEFAIMRIEALKLARQITLASRSRQDTKREAAHPTDVSISKTALYSRIGTAEVEKPAGLLFQQPDLDSALQITRAEILTKEREVSEWKEKYEESRREVMEMRKIVAEYEKTIAQMIEDEQREKSVSHQTVQQLVLEKEQALADLNSVEKSLADLFRRYEKMKEVLEGFRKNEEVLKKCAQEYLSRVKKEEQRYQALKVHAEEKLDRANAEIAQVRGKAQQEQAAYQASLRKEQLRVDALERTLEQKNKEIEELTKICDELIAKMGKS